From Sphingomonas hengshuiensis, one genomic window encodes:
- a CDS encoding complex I NDUFA9 subunit family protein — MKDRLVTLIGGGGFFGRYVAQELLRAGARVRIAQKRPRDAWFLKPQGGLGQTQFVAADIAQPETLRHAVDGADAVVNLVGILAGNFQAVHVDGARNVAAAAKAAGVEALVHVSAIGADPASASAYGRSKGEGEAAVRGAFPEATILRPSILFGREDAFVNRFAGMIAAAPVVPVLRAGVKFQPAYVADAAQAVVAALADPGQHGGQLYELGGPDVISMGALHRWIADAIGRKPHFLELPDSVGAILASLPGTPITQDQWRMLQQDNVVAPGAKGFAALGITPTPLAAVAPGWLVRFRRHGRFGRLGAA; from the coding sequence ATGAAAGACAGGCTGGTAACGCTGATCGGTGGCGGCGGATTTTTTGGCCGCTATGTCGCACAGGAATTGCTGCGCGCCGGCGCGCGGGTGCGCATTGCGCAGAAGCGGCCGCGCGATGCGTGGTTCCTCAAGCCGCAGGGCGGGCTCGGCCAGACCCAGTTCGTCGCGGCCGACATCGCCCAGCCCGAGACGCTGCGCCACGCCGTCGACGGCGCCGACGCAGTGGTGAACCTGGTCGGCATCCTCGCAGGCAATTTCCAGGCAGTGCATGTCGACGGCGCGCGCAACGTTGCGGCGGCGGCGAAGGCGGCGGGCGTAGAGGCGCTGGTCCATGTCTCGGCGATCGGCGCGGATCCGGCTTCGGCATCGGCCTATGGCCGGTCGAAGGGCGAGGGCGAGGCGGCGGTGCGCGGCGCCTTTCCCGAGGCGACGATCCTGCGCCCCTCGATTCTGTTCGGGCGCGAGGATGCATTTGTGAACCGCTTCGCCGGGATGATCGCCGCCGCGCCGGTAGTGCCGGTGCTGCGCGCCGGGGTGAAGTTCCAGCCGGCCTATGTCGCCGATGCGGCGCAGGCCGTCGTCGCGGCGCTCGCCGATCCGGGCCAGCATGGCGGGCAGCTGTACGAACTGGGCGGGCCCGATGTGATCAGCATGGGCGCGCTTCATCGCTGGATCGCCGATGCGATCGGTCGCAAGCCGCATTTCCTCGAGCTTCCCGATTCGGTCGGCGCGATCCTGGCCTCGCTGCCGGGGACGCCGATCACGCAGGACCAGTGGCGGATGCTCCAGCAGGACAATGTCGTTGCGCCAGGGGCCAAGGGGTTCGCCGCACTGGGGATCACCCCCACGCCGCTCGCCGCGGTCGCGCCGGGGTGGCTGGTGCGCTTCCGCCGGCATGGGCGTTTCGGGCGGCTCGGCGCAGCCTGA
- a CDS encoding undecaprenyl-diphosphate phosphatase — MTEILVAILLGIVEGVTEFLPVSSTGHLILASELLGYDSEQWAMFNVVIQLGAILAVVVLYWRTFWAVAVGLLQLNPVSWRFLRNLVIAFIPAAVIGLALHDHIEALLGSPRVVAVALIVGGIAILVIERLVRDAHIVGIADIPVVRVIGIGLIQCMAMVPGVSRSGATILGALSLGVERRTAAEFSFFLAIPTMLGATVLGLAKHGGTLASGRVGWTEIGVGFVVSFLVAILVIKWFVGIVSKHGFTPFAWYRIVAGSAALIWLSMR; from the coding sequence ATGACCGAAATTCTCGTCGCGATCCTGCTCGGCATCGTCGAGGGCGTAACCGAATTCCTGCCGGTATCGTCGACCGGGCATCTGATCCTCGCCAGCGAGCTGCTCGGCTATGATTCGGAGCAATGGGCGATGTTCAACGTCGTCATCCAGCTCGGCGCGATCCTGGCGGTGGTGGTGCTGTACTGGCGCACCTTCTGGGCGGTCGCGGTGGGGCTGTTGCAGCTAAACCCGGTATCGTGGCGGTTCCTGCGCAACCTGGTGATCGCGTTCATCCCGGCGGCGGTGATCGGGCTGGCGCTGCATGACCATATCGAGGCGCTGCTGGGGTCGCCACGCGTCGTCGCGGTCGCGCTGATCGTCGGGGGCATCGCGATCCTAGTGATCGAGCGGCTGGTACGCGACGCGCATATCGTCGGGATCGCCGACATCCCGGTGGTGCGGGTGATCGGGATCGGCCTCATCCAGTGCATGGCGATGGTGCCGGGGGTCAGCCGTTCGGGCGCGACGATCCTGGGCGCGCTGTCGCTGGGGGTCGAGCGCCGTACCGCCGCCGAGTTCAGCTTCTTCCTGGCGATCCCGACGATGCTCGGCGCGACGGTGCTCGGGCTGGCCAAGCATGGCGGCACGCTGGCGTCGGGGCGAGTCGGCTGGACCGAGATCGGCGTGGGGTTCGTGGTGTCGTTCCTGGTCGCGATCCTGGTGATCAAATGGTTCGTCGGGATCGTCAGCAAGCACGGTTTCACGCCCTTTGCCTGGTATCGTATCGTCGCCGGCAGCGCGGCGCTGATCTGGCTTTCGATGCGATAA
- a CDS encoding NAD(P)-dependent oxidoreductase translates to MADDAMLKFVGRTQSYPDKRPADLRAEDFREIAERYAVPDAEAQAGRCSQCGVPYCSVHCPLHNHIPDWLRLTAEGRLREAYQLSNSTSTMPEICGRICPQDRLCEGNCVIEFSGHGAVTIGSVEKFITDTAWEQGWVEPVHVGAATGQSVGIIGAGPAGLSAAEYLRTAGHDVHVYDRHDRAGGLLTYGIPGFKLEKEIVMRRVARLEEAGIVFHCGFEVGRDASLDDLRARHDSILIATGVYKARGIKAPGVGAGGVVEALEYLTASNRKGFGDAVPAYDDGSLNAAGKHVVVVGGGDTAMDCVRTAIRQGAASVKCLYRRDRANMPGSQREVGNAEEEGVEFVWLSAPEAFDGGDTVSGVRAARMRLGAPDASGRRAPEIDPGSGFQLPADLVIKALGFEAEDLPTLFGAPSLGVTRWGTVRADGKTMMTSLDGVFAAGDIVRGASLVVWAIRDGRDVAAHMHAWMRARADAAVRAA, encoded by the coding sequence ATGGCTGATGATGCAATGCTCAAATTCGTCGGGCGGACCCAGTCCTACCCGGACAAGCGCCCTGCGGACCTGCGCGCGGAAGATTTTCGCGAGATCGCGGAACGCTATGCCGTGCCCGATGCGGAGGCGCAGGCCGGGCGCTGCTCGCAATGCGGCGTGCCCTATTGCTCGGTGCATTGCCCGCTGCACAATCACATCCCCGACTGGCTGCGGCTGACCGCGGAGGGGCGGCTGCGCGAGGCGTATCAGCTGTCGAACAGCACCTCGACCATGCCCGAGATCTGCGGCCGCATCTGCCCGCAGGACCGGCTGTGCGAAGGCAATTGCGTCATCGAATTTTCGGGGCACGGCGCGGTCACGATCGGGTCGGTCGAGAAGTTCATCACCGATACCGCCTGGGAACAGGGCTGGGTCGAGCCGGTGCATGTCGGCGCGGCGACCGGCCAGTCGGTCGGGATCATCGGCGCGGGGCCGGCGGGGCTTTCGGCTGCCGAATATCTGCGCACCGCGGGCCATGACGTCCATGTCTATGACCGCCACGATCGCGCGGGCGGGCTGCTGACCTATGGCATCCCCGGCTTCAAGCTCGAGAAGGAAATCGTGATGCGCCGCGTCGCGCGGCTCGAGGAAGCGGGAATCGTCTTCCATTGCGGCTTCGAAGTCGGGCGTGACGCGAGCCTCGACGATCTGCGCGCGCGGCATGATTCGATCCTGATCGCGACCGGGGTGTACAAGGCACGCGGGATCAAGGCGCCCGGCGTCGGCGCTGGCGGCGTGGTCGAGGCGCTCGAGTACCTCACCGCATCGAACCGCAAGGGGTTTGGCGATGCCGTTCCCGCCTATGACGATGGCAGCCTGAATGCTGCGGGCAAGCATGTCGTCGTGGTCGGCGGCGGCGACACCGCGATGGATTGCGTCCGCACTGCGATTCGCCAGGGCGCGGCGTCGGTGAAGTGCCTCTATCGCCGCGACCGCGCGAACATGCCGGGATCGCAGCGCGAAGTCGGCAATGCCGAGGAGGAAGGCGTCGAGTTCGTCTGGCTCTCCGCGCCCGAGGCGTTCGACGGCGGCGATACGGTCAGCGGCGTGCGCGCCGCGCGGATGCGGCTGGGCGCGCCCGATGCCTCGGGCCGCCGCGCGCCCGAAATCGATCCGGGCAGCGGCTTCCAGCTCCCCGCCGACCTGGTGATCAAGGCACTGGGGTTCGAGGCTGAGGATTTGCCGACGCTGTTCGGCGCGCCTTCGCTCGGCGTTACGCGCTGGGGGACGGTGCGCGCCGATGGCAAGACGATGATGACCAGCCTCGACGGCGTGTTCGCGGCGGGCGATATCGTGCGCGGCGCGAGTCTCGTCGTCTGGGCGATTCGCGACGGTCGCGATGTCGCGGCGCATATGCATGCCTGGATGCGCGCGCGCGCCGACGCTGCGGTTCGCGCCGCCTGA
- a CDS encoding DUF2059 domain-containing protein, with protein sequence MKSLLAAFAVATAALLPSTAQARGAPIAVAPSPDVEQLVAMLVGDDAMLRLGTRAFDANIEEELAADPQAKALLARDPGLKTYVSDQLRASFVAVLQRELPTLRGQLGTLFASELTATEVADTLAFFSSPVGRKLIAQVYQAAGDTPGQDQAAMQQAAIASVMANLQPEDYPALMAFGASSAAQKMQVVNPKISATSQAWAEKLVSANEAAFRQQAIAAVADYMAKQR encoded by the coding sequence ATGAAGTCACTCCTTGCGGCGTTCGCGGTCGCCACTGCGGCATTGTTGCCCTCGACGGCGCAGGCGCGTGGTGCGCCCATTGCGGTCGCGCCCAGCCCCGATGTCGAGCAGCTGGTGGCGATGCTGGTCGGTGATGACGCGATGCTGCGCCTGGGTACGCGGGCGTTTGATGCGAATATCGAAGAGGAACTCGCCGCCGATCCGCAGGCCAAGGCGCTTCTGGCCCGCGATCCCGGGCTCAAAACCTATGTGTCGGACCAGCTGCGGGCGTCGTTCGTTGCGGTGCTCCAGCGGGAACTGCCGACGCTCCGCGGCCAGCTGGGCACGCTTTTCGCCAGCGAGCTGACGGCAACCGAAGTCGCCGACACGCTGGCGTTCTTCTCCAGCCCGGTCGGCAGGAAGCTGATCGCGCAAGTCTATCAGGCAGCGGGCGACACGCCCGGGCAGGACCAGGCGGCGATGCAGCAGGCGGCGATCGCATCGGTGATGGCGAACCTCCAGCCCGAGGATTACCCGGCATTGATGGCGTTCGGGGCGAGCAGCGCCGCGCAGAAGATGCAGGTGGTGAACCCCAAGATCAGCGCGACCAGCCAGGCGTGGGCCGAAAAGCTGGTCTCCGCGAACGAGGCTGCGTTCCGGCAACAGGCGATCGCCGCGGTGGCCGACTATATGGCGAAGCAGAGGTGA